Proteins from one Malaya genurostris strain Urasoe2022 chromosome 2, Malgen_1.1, whole genome shotgun sequence genomic window:
- the LOC131427746 gene encoding protein gustavus isoform X1, with protein sequence MNMGQKISGGVKTVSSRDQPSPFIPKIPRELAAHFQRPARLDLLLDMPPVARETQVKYSWNSEDRSLNVFVKEDDKMTFHRHPVAQSTDCIRGKVGFTKGLHVWEVFWSTRQRGTHAVIGVATSEAPLHSVGYQSLVGSNDQSWGWDLGRNMLYHNSKTCPGVTYPAILKPDETFLVPDKFLVALDMDEGTLSFIVDGQYLGVAFRGLKGRKLYPIVSAVWGHCEITMKYIGGLDPEPLPLMDLCRRVIRQKIGRTHLEERIEHLQLPQSMKTYLLYRDRR encoded by the exons ATGAACATGGGCCAAAAGATCAGCGGAGGTGTTAAAACGGTCAGCAGCCGTGACCAACCATCGCCATTCATTCCGAAGATTCCTCGCGAACTAGCGGCACATTTCCAGCGGCCAGCACGTCTCGATCTCCTGCTTGATATGCCCCCGGTAGCAAGGGAAACACAGGTCAAATATTCCTGGAACTCGGAGGATCGCTCGCTAAATGTATTTGTGAAAGAAGACGACAAGATGACATTCCACCGGCATCCGGTGGCACAGAGCACAGACTGTATACGAGGCAAGGTGGGCTTCACCAAGGGTCTCCACGTGTGGGAAGTGTTTTGGTCGACGCGGCAGCGAGGTACTCATGCTGTGATCGGTGTTGCCACATCCGAGGCACCACTTCACTCCGTAGGTTATCAAAGTCTGGTTGGCTCGAACGACCAGAGCTGGGGCTGGGACCTGGGGCGCAATATGCTGTACCACAACTCCAAAACCTGCCCGGGTGTGACGTATCCTGCGATACTGAAACCAGACGAGACCTTCCTAGTGCCGGACAAATTTCTGGTAGCGTTAGATATGGACGAGGGAACGCTTAGTTTCATCGTTGACGGCCAGTATCTGGGAGTGGCGTTCCGGGGGCTCAAGGGACGGAAGCTTTACCCGATCGTGTCCGCCGTCTGGGGACACTGTGAAATAACGATGAAGTATATCGGTGGTCTCGATC CTGAACCGCTGCCACTGATGGATCTGTGCCGACGAGTCATCCGCCAAAAGATCGGCCGGACGCACCTAGAGGAGCGCATCGAACACCTCCAACTGCCGCAGTCGATGAAAACCTACCTGCTGTACCGGGATCGAAGATAA
- the LOC131427746 gene encoding protein gustavus isoform X3: MELARKRYKSSRGPVLRSSERRRPQSISSSTSTLLPRVVLNRIDPREFERIRVSYKVAIRSTRSSRTSSSVHTGMNMGQKISGGVKTVSSRDQPSPFIPKIPRELAAHFQRPARLDLLLDMPPVARETQVKYSWNSEDRSLNVFVKEDDKMTFHRHPVAQSTDCIRGKVGFTKGLHVWEVFWSTRQRGTHAVIGVATSEAPLHSVGYQSLVGSNDQSWGWDLGRNMLYHNSKTCPGVTYPAILKPDETFLVPDKFLVALDMDEGTLSFIVDGQYLGVAFRGLKGRKLYPIVSAVWGHCEITMKYIGGLDPEPLPLMDLCRRVIRQKIGRTHLEERIEHLQLPQSMKTYLLYRDRR; this comes from the exons ATATAAAAGTAGCCGGGGTCCGGTGCTAAGGTCAAGCGAACGTCGCCGTCCACAAAGTATATCATCATCCACCTCCACACTGCTGCCCCGCGTGGTGCTGAATCGTATCGATCCCCGTGAGTTCGAGCGTATTCGCGTCTCTTACAAGGTTGCCATCCGAAGCACCCGCAGCAGTCGCACCAGCAGTAGTGTTCACACTGGTATGAACATGGGCCAAAAGATCAGCGGAGGTGTTAAAACGGTCAGCAGCCGTGACCAACCATCGCCATTCATTCCGAAGATTCCTCGCGAACTAGCGGCACATTTCCAGCGGCCAGCACGTCTCGATCTCCTGCTTGATATGCCCCCGGTAGCAAGGGAAACACAGGTCAAATATTCCTGGAACTCGGAGGATCGCTCGCTAAATGTATTTGTGAAAGAAGACGACAAGATGACATTCCACCGGCATCCGGTGGCACAGAGCACAGACTGTATACGAGGCAAGGTGGGCTTCACCAAGGGTCTCCACGTGTGGGAAGTGTTTTGGTCGACGCGGCAGCGAGGTACTCATGCTGTGATCGGTGTTGCCACATCCGAGGCACCACTTCACTCCGTAGGTTATCAAAGTCTGGTTGGCTCGAACGACCAGAGCTGGGGCTGGGACCTGGGGCGCAATATGCTGTACCACAACTCCAAAACCTGCCCGGGTGTGACGTATCCTGCGATACTGAAACCAGACGAGACCTTCCTAGTGCCGGACAAATTTCTGGTAGCGTTAGATATGGACGAGGGAACGCTTAGTTTCATCGTTGACGGCCAGTATCTGGGAGTGGCGTTCCGGGGGCTCAAGGGACGGAAGCTTTACCCGATCGTGTCCGCCGTCTGGGGACACTGTGAAATAACGATGAAGTATATCGGTGGTCTCGATC CTGAACCGCTGCCACTGATGGATCTGTGCCGACGAGTCATCCGCCAAAAGATCGGCCGGACGCACCTAGAGGAGCGCATCGAACACCTCCAACTGCCGCAGTCGATGAAAACCTACCTGCTGTACCGGGATCGAAGATAA